A single region of the Phalacrocorax carbo chromosome 4, bPhaCar2.1, whole genome shotgun sequence genome encodes:
- the GRK4 gene encoding G protein-coupled receptor kinase 4, whose amino-acid sequence MEIENIVANTVLLKAREGKQSGRSKKWKEMLKLPPVSHCEGIRCSIERDYNQLCDKQPIGRLLFRQFCDSRPDLKRCIEFLDAVAEYEVSSDEKRIDCGLKVLETYFTNGSAAHLPEIPQETVNECKARLEKNPSKDLFMDCTRIVHEYLSRRPFEAYQESVFFSRFLQWKWLEKQPVTKHTFRHYRVLGKGGFGEVCACQVRATGKMYACKKLEKKRIKKRKGESMALNEKRILEKVNSRFVVSLSYTYETKDALCLVLTIMNGGDLKFHIYNMGNPGFDEERAIFYAAELCCGLEDLQKERIVYRDLKPENILLDDCGHIRISDLGLAVQIPEGETVRGRVGTVGYMAPEVLKNEKYTFSPDWWGLGCLIYEMIEGQSPFRKHKERVKRDEIDRRVKEDQETYSEKFSEEAKSICRMLLTKNPVERLGCSEDGAAIVKQHPIFKNINFKRLEANMLEPPFLPDPRAVYCKDVLDIEQFSTVKGVNLDTTDDDFYSKFVTGCVSIPWQNEMIETGCFEDINAYETDGTVSPDRERAPKPKRGFFHRLFSGEVCFKSDCSDDEQESSRL is encoded by the exons gcAAACAGAGTGGGCGTagtaaaaaatggaaagagatgCTGAAGTTGCCACCTGTTAGTCATTGTGAAGGTATTAGATGCTCAATCG aaagaGACTATAACCAGCTTTGTGACAAACAGCCGATAGGAAGACTTCTCTTCAGACAGTTCTGTGATTCCAGACCAGATTTGAAAAGATGCATTGAATTTCTGGATGCAGTG GCAGAATATGAGGTATCTTCAGATGAAAAGCGTATAGACTGTGGCCTGAAAGTTTTAGAGACGTACTTCACTAATGGG TCTGCAGCACACTTGCCCGAAATACCTCAGGAAACAGTAAATGAGTGTAAAGCAAGACTGGAAAAGAACCCTTCTAAGGATCTTTTTATGGACTGTACTAG AATTGTCCATGAATACCTAAGCAGAAGACCTTTTGAAGCTTACCAAGaaagtgtgtttttttcccGTTTTTTACAGTGGAAGTGGCTGGAAAA GCAACCAGTAACCAAACACACATTTAGGCATTACCGAGTACTAGGCAAAGGTGGATTTGGAGAG gTGTGTGCCTGTCAAGTACGGGCAACGGGAAAAATGTATGCTTGtaaaaagctagaaaaaaagagaataaagaagaggaaaggagagtcAATGGCtctaaatgaaaaaagaattctAGAAAAAGTGAATAGTAGGTTTGTA GTTAGTTTATCCTATACATATGAGACGAAAGATGCCCTGTGTTTAGTATTAACCATAATGAATGGAGGGGATTTGAAGTTTCACATATATAACATGGGAAATCCTGGCTTTGATGAAGAAAGGGCTATTTTCTATGCTGCAGAACTGTGCTGCGGTCTGGAGGATTTGCAGAAGGAGAGAATTGTTTACAG AGACTTGAAGCCTGAGAATATACTCCTTGATGACTGTG GACATATAAGAATTTCCGATCTTGGATTAGCTGTCCAGATTCCAGAAGGAGAAACAGTCCGAGGACGGGTTGGGACTGTTGGTTACATGG ctCCAGAAGTGCTCAAAAATGAAAAGTATACATTCAGCCCGGATTGGTGGGGTCTTGGGTGCTTGATTTATGAAATGATTGAAGGACAGTCACCATTCAGGAAGCATAAGGAAAGGGTCAAACGGGATGAGATTGACCGGAGAGTAAAGGAAGACCAGGAAACATATTCAGAGAAGTTCTCAGAGGAGGCAAAATCGATCTGCAGGATG TTACTTACTAAAAATCCAGTGGAACGACTGGGTTGCAGTGAAGATGGAGCTGCTATTGTAAAGCAACATCCTATTTTCAAGAATATTAACTTCAAGAGGCTGGAAGCTAACATGCTAGAACCTCCGTTCTTGCCAGAT CCACGTGCCGTATATTGTAAAGATGTCCTGGATATAGAGCAGTTCTCAACAGTAAAAGGAGTGAACCTGGATACTACAGACGATGACTTCTATTCCAAATTTGTAACGGGTTGTGTCTCAATCCCTTGGCAAAATGAG ATGATTGAAACGGGATGCTTTGAAGATATCAATGCGTATGAAACTGATGGTACTGTGTCACCAGACAGAGAGAGGGCTCCTAAACCAAAGAGAGGCTTCTTTCACAGACTTTTTAGTGGAGAG GTCTGCTTTAAATCTGATTGCAGTGACGATGAGCAGGAGTCCTCCAGACTTTAA